The following proteins are encoded in a genomic region of Neomicrococcus aestuarii:
- a CDS encoding CYTH and CHAD domain-containing protein: MALEAQREVERKYDVSADTQLPDLLELPDISFVDSQEPVSLEAIYFDTPDQVLRRNRITLRRRTGGADAGWHVKFPSGESRIEIRAVLDTGDDIEMPEEIRDIVSVFVRGQKFERTATLKTSRTFHYLHSDEEVLAEVCDDVVTSVTASGQVKRWREWEVELENSSSLDGLAAVQLLDDVEEKLIVAGAERSLRASKVGFALGPLPETAERPIGKKGSLRAVLTLAFHSAASGLTYWDPLVRRGEPDALHQLRVSVRTLRGLLKVGRKMLDEDRARSLSDQLKVTGQALGAARDAEVQLEILDERVDLWDHDTVSEQAIARMRNRLASEQEEALAAALEHLRSPEYFATLDSVDAFLADIPLGSQYDDAARARGPLRAAVDRQVRRIKEHVEAASALDEGEEWVELLHEARKEAKTLRYMIRHLEAVPGSDLGGHRKALRVRATGLQDGLGEHRDSLGFQAFVRSVALEAAAANEDTFSYGVLFAAEAPVQDRALRRVRQGLKSL, encoded by the coding sequence ATGGCCCTCGAAGCGCAGCGCGAAGTTGAGCGCAAATACGATGTCTCCGCCGACACCCAGCTCCCAGATCTCCTGGAACTGCCAGACATTTCGTTCGTAGATTCCCAAGAACCCGTGAGCCTTGAGGCCATCTATTTCGATACCCCAGACCAAGTCTTGCGGCGCAACCGCATCACGCTGCGTCGTCGTACGGGCGGGGCCGACGCCGGCTGGCACGTGAAATTCCCTAGCGGGGAAAGCCGAATCGAAATCCGAGCTGTCCTCGATACCGGTGACGATATTGAAATGCCAGAAGAGATTCGTGACATTGTCTCCGTCTTTGTTCGAGGCCAAAAATTCGAGCGCACCGCCACCCTGAAAACCTCCCGCACGTTCCACTACCTCCACAGTGACGAAGAGGTGCTCGCGGAAGTCTGTGATGACGTGGTCACCTCCGTCACCGCATCCGGCCAGGTCAAGCGCTGGCGCGAGTGGGAAGTGGAGCTGGAGAACAGCTCGAGCCTGGATGGACTGGCTGCGGTTCAGCTCCTCGATGATGTGGAAGAAAAGCTCATTGTTGCTGGAGCGGAACGCTCTTTGCGCGCCTCCAAAGTGGGATTTGCGCTGGGGCCCCTTCCGGAAACTGCCGAGCGACCCATCGGCAAGAAGGGGTCCTTGCGCGCAGTCCTCACGCTTGCTTTCCACAGCGCGGCGAGCGGTCTGACGTACTGGGATCCGCTGGTGCGCCGCGGCGAACCGGACGCTCTGCACCAGTTGCGCGTCTCTGTCCGCACGCTTCGCGGTCTTCTCAAAGTGGGCCGCAAGATGCTCGACGAGGACCGCGCGCGCTCGCTCTCAGATCAGCTCAAAGTCACCGGGCAAGCGCTCGGCGCCGCACGCGATGCCGAAGTTCAGCTGGAGATTCTCGACGAACGCGTTGATCTCTGGGATCACGACACTGTGAGCGAGCAGGCCATCGCCCGCATGCGCAATCGCCTCGCGAGCGAGCAAGAGGAAGCCCTCGCCGCCGCGCTCGAGCACTTGCGCTCGCCCGAATACTTCGCGACGTTGGACTCCGTAGATGCGTTCCTCGCGGACATTCCGCTCGGTTCCCAGTACGACGACGCAGCTCGCGCCCGCGGGCCGCTGCGGGCTGCCGTGGATCGGCAAGTGCGCCGCATCAAAGAGCACGTTGAGGCTGCGAGCGCGCTGGACGAGGGCGAAGAGTGGGTGGAACTGCTGCACGAAGCACGCAAGGAAGCAAAGACTCTGCGCTACATGATCCGCCACTTGGAGGCCGTTCCGGGCTCTGACTTGGGCGGGCACCGGAAGGCTCTGCGCGTCCGGGCCACCGGTTTGCAGGACGGACTCGGTGAACACCGGGACAGCCTGGGATTTCAGGCGTTCGTGCGATCAGTGGCCCTCGAAGCCGCCGCCGCGAACGAGGACACCTTCAGCTACGGCGTGCTGTTCGCGGCCGAAGCTCCCGTTCAGGACCGCGCGTTGCGCCGGGTTCGGCAGGGCTTGAAGAGCCTGTAG
- a CDS encoding Lrp/AsnC family transcriptional regulator — MDAIDREILAQLQADGRLSVTELAERVGLSLSPCHRRLKALEASGAISGYHAQLDPTVLGLTFDSLVFVTMDDARSETLEKFEAAVADIPHVIMAQRLFGVPDFLLRVVAADLPAYQKLYDERLATLPGVQRLSSTLVMKRVVEGRELPL; from the coding sequence ATGGATGCCATTGACCGCGAAATTCTTGCTCAGCTTCAAGCGGATGGGAGATTATCTGTCACCGAGCTTGCTGAACGAGTGGGGTTGAGCCTGTCTCCATGTCATCGTCGGCTCAAGGCACTCGAAGCATCCGGGGCGATTTCTGGCTATCACGCGCAGCTGGATCCCACGGTGTTGGGGCTGACCTTCGATTCGCTGGTGTTTGTCACGATGGACGATGCCCGCAGCGAGACTCTCGAGAAGTTTGAGGCCGCCGTGGCGGACATCCCGCACGTCATCATGGCCCAACGACTCTTTGGCGTCCCCGACTTCCTGCTCCGCGTCGTCGCAGCCGATCTGCCCGCGTACCAAAAGTTGTACGACGAGCGCTTGGCCACCCTGCCTGGCGTCCAGCGACTGAGCTCCACGCTAGTCATGAAGCGCGTGGTGGAAGGCCGCGAACTCCCGCTGTAG
- a CDS encoding PH domain-containing protein: MIDFQNSSVFKLSETNPADIMRDIHPLFVQGEELVVAFKGIRDYVAFTNKRIIAVNIQGFTGTKRDYTSMPYSKIQSFSVESAGVWDLDGELDLWFSGLGKVRFEFKGKVDVRALARIIGTHVL, translated from the coding sequence ATGATCGATTTTCAGAATTCTTCCGTTTTCAAGCTCAGCGAAACCAATCCCGCGGACATCATGCGGGACATCCACCCGCTCTTTGTTCAGGGCGAAGAACTCGTGGTGGCCTTCAAGGGCATCCGCGACTACGTGGCGTTTACCAACAAGCGCATCATCGCCGTCAACATTCAGGGATTCACGGGGACTAAGCGCGACTACACCTCGATGCCCTATTCCAAGATCCAATCCTTCTCCGTGGAGTCCGCAGGCGTCTGGGATCTGGACGGCGAGCTGGATCTCTGGTTCAGCGGCTTGGGCAAGGTGCGCTTCGAGTTCAAGGGCAAAGTGGATGTGCGTGCGCTCGCGCGGATCATTGGAACGCACGTACTCTAA
- a CDS encoding DNA alkylation repair protein has translation MPGSAAAEVLDELEALEDSKVRAVNEKHGDDHGVNLTKLRAVAKKLKTNQDLALELWATDYTPAQLVALLICKPKLFSADDLDTMLREARSPKVHDWLVNYVVKKSAHSEELRGRWMQDKDPVVESAGWALTSERVNKSPEGLDLDGLLDTIESRMKDAPERLQWGMNNTLAYIGIEFPELRERAVGIGERLEVLKDYPTPPNCTSPFAPIWIAEIVRRNETAAK, from the coding sequence GTGCCGGGAAGCGCCGCAGCAGAGGTCCTAGACGAGCTCGAAGCTCTTGAAGATTCAAAAGTTCGGGCCGTCAACGAGAAGCACGGTGACGATCACGGCGTGAACCTCACCAAGCTGCGCGCGGTGGCGAAGAAGCTCAAGACCAATCAGGACTTGGCGCTTGAACTCTGGGCCACTGACTACACGCCGGCACAGCTCGTGGCGCTCTTGATCTGCAAGCCCAAGCTCTTCAGCGCCGATGACCTGGATACGATGCTCCGCGAAGCGCGCTCGCCGAAGGTCCACGATTGGCTGGTCAACTACGTCGTCAAAAAGAGCGCTCACAGCGAAGAGCTGCGCGGGCGCTGGATGCAGGACAAGGATCCTGTGGTGGAAAGCGCCGGTTGGGCACTGACGTCCGAGCGTGTCAATAAGAGCCCCGAAGGCCTTGATCTGGACGGCCTGCTGGACACCATCGAGTCCCGCATGAAGGACGCTCCTGAGCGCCTGCAGTGGGGCATGAACAACACGCTCGCCTACATTGGCATCGAGTTCCCGGAGCTTCGCGAGCGCGCCGTCGGCATCGGCGAGCGCTTGGAAGTTCTCAAGGATTACCCCACGCCGCCCAACTGCACGTCCCCCTTTGCCCCGATCTGGATAGCCGAGATCGTGCGACGCAACGAGACAGCGGCGAAGTAA
- a CDS encoding YkvI family membrane protein has protein sequence MTEQSTRVTALELSTTEKTRPLRVITYAGAILAFLIGSGFATGQEILQYFTSYGFWGIFGTGLLVLVLMTYVAIEFFAVGQAKKFDKPSRIFHYYCGKYLGTFFDYFSILFVFLSFTVMVAGAGALVEEHYGMSKFVGGIGLALVVGLSVWFGLKSLVDVIGKIGPLIAVIAVALGIAGIFLNNGGGLAEGAALLPTLEIKQASNNWFMAGLSYVGFCMLWLAAFLTALGKTARSKKEAVAGGGVGAIVFSIVCIIVALGLLANIADVAGTEIPMLVLANNLSPILAGIISVMILAGIYTTAVPLLWTVSSRFFEDKTPGYKYFTIALAVLGTVIGLALPFSDMVNLVYVINGYVGILLLVLMIVKTVTRVARRTPLEG, from the coding sequence ATGACGGAACAATCAACACGCGTGACTGCGCTTGAACTATCGACCACCGAGAAAACCAGGCCGCTACGCGTTATTACCTACGCTGGCGCTATCCTCGCCTTTCTGATCGGCTCCGGTTTCGCTACCGGACAAGAGATCCTGCAGTACTTCACCTCCTACGGCTTCTGGGGCATTTTCGGCACCGGCCTCCTGGTGCTGGTCCTCATGACCTACGTGGCCATCGAATTCTTCGCCGTGGGTCAGGCCAAGAAGTTCGACAAGCCCTCCCGCATCTTCCATTACTACTGCGGCAAGTACCTCGGCACGTTCTTCGACTACTTCTCCATCCTGTTCGTCTTCTTGAGCTTCACCGTGATGGTGGCTGGCGCTGGCGCCCTCGTGGAAGAGCACTACGGAATGTCCAAGTTTGTGGGCGGCATTGGCCTGGCCCTCGTCGTGGGACTGAGCGTGTGGTTTGGGCTAAAGAGCCTTGTGGATGTGATCGGTAAGATCGGTCCGCTCATCGCGGTCATCGCTGTTGCTTTGGGTATCGCCGGAATCTTCCTGAACAATGGTGGCGGCCTCGCCGAAGGCGCAGCGTTGCTTCCAACGCTTGAAATCAAGCAGGCCTCTAACAACTGGTTTATGGCCGGCCTTTCCTACGTGGGCTTCTGCATGTTGTGGCTCGCCGCATTCCTGACGGCGCTCGGCAAGACTGCACGCTCCAAGAAGGAGGCCGTTGCCGGTGGTGGCGTGGGCGCCATTGTCTTCTCCATCGTGTGCATCATCGTGGCCCTCGGTTTGCTGGCGAACATCGCCGATGTTGCGGGCACCGAAATCCCGATGCTCGTTCTTGCCAACAATCTCTCGCCGATCTTGGCCGGCATCATTTCGGTGATGATCCTCGCCGGCATTTACACCACCGCGGTTCCGCTGCTGTGGACGGTGTCTTCGCGCTTCTTCGAGGACAAGACGCCTGGCTACAAGTACTTCACCATTGCTCTGGCGGTGTTGGGTACGGTCATCGGGCTTGCGCTTCCGTTCTCCGACATGGTCAACCTCGTCTACGTCATCAACGGTTACGTTGGCATCCTGTTGCTGGTCCTCATGATCGTCAAGACGGTCACTCGCGTTGCGCGCCGCACTCCGCTTGAGGGCTAG